Proteins from one Bradyrhizobium roseum genomic window:
- a CDS encoding ABC transporter ATP-binding protein, producing the protein MSELLVIDALRAGYGDAVVLPSMSLKLGEGQVLALLGRNGTGKTTLINSIVGITRRFGGSLSLGGQDITAMRPDQRARAGIGWVPQERNIFRSLTVEENMTSVAQPGPWTVDRVYDMFPRLKERRSNFGNQLSGGEQQMLAIGRALTLNPKVLLLDEPTEGLAPIIVEELLRALGTITRAGGICSIIVEQNAQKILGLADRVVILERGAIVHDAASHALKADPAVLERYLGVAGAAAH; encoded by the coding sequence ATGTCTGAGCTTCTCGTCATCGACGCCCTGCGCGCCGGCTACGGCGACGCCGTGGTGCTGCCCTCGATGTCGCTGAAGCTCGGCGAAGGCCAGGTGCTGGCGCTGCTCGGGCGCAACGGCACCGGCAAGACCACGCTGATCAATTCGATCGTCGGCATCACCCGCCGTTTCGGTGGCAGCCTCTCGCTCGGTGGGCAGGACATTACGGCGATGCGGCCGGACCAGCGGGCGCGGGCAGGGATCGGCTGGGTGCCGCAGGAGCGCAATATCTTCCGCTCGCTGACGGTCGAGGAAAACATGACCTCGGTGGCCCAACCGGGCCCCTGGACCGTCGACAGGGTTTACGACATGTTTCCGCGACTGAAAGAACGCCGCAGCAATTTCGGCAACCAATTGTCGGGCGGCGAGCAGCAGATGCTGGCGATCGGCCGTGCGCTGACCCTCAATCCCAAGGTCTTGCTGCTCGACGAGCCGACCGAGGGGCTGGCGCCCATCATCGTAGAGGAATTGCTCCGGGCGTTGGGCACCATCACCCGTGCCGGTGGTATCTGCTCGATTATCGTCGAGCAGAACGCGCAAAAGATTCTGGGGCTGGCGGATCGGGTTGTGATATTGGAACGCGGCGCGATCGTGCATGATGCGGCAAGCCACGCGTTAAAGGCAGATCCCGCGGTACTCGAACGCTATCTCGGCGTCGCCGGCGCCGCCGCGCATTAG
- a CDS encoding ABC transporter substrate-binding protein: protein MSIRSHMVLAASAVAGILAFAPAQAQETVKIGLILPMTGGQASTGKQIDNAVKLYMQQNGDTVAGKKIEIILKDDAAVPDNTKRLAQELIVNDKVSFIAGFGVTPAALAAAPLATQAKVPEIVMAAGTSIITERSPYIVRTSFTLAQSSTIIGDWAAKNGIKKVATLTSDYAPGNDALNFFKQNFTAGGGEIVEEVKVPLQNPDFAPFLQRMKDSKPDAVFVFVPAGQGGNFMKQYAERGLDKSGIRVIGPGDVMDDDLLNGMGDAALGTVTAHLYSAAHPSAANKEFVAAYKKAFNQRPGFMAVGGYDGIRLIYEALKKTGGKTDGDALIEAMKGMKWESPRGPIMIDPETRDIVQNIYIRKVEKVDGELYNVEFATFEAVKDSGKTKK, encoded by the coding sequence ATGTCTATTCGCAGTCACATGGTGCTGGCCGCAAGCGCGGTCGCGGGGATACTGGCCTTTGCGCCGGCTCAAGCCCAGGAAACCGTCAAGATTGGTCTGATTCTGCCGATGACCGGCGGCCAAGCGTCGACCGGCAAGCAGATCGACAACGCGGTCAAGCTCTACATGCAGCAGAACGGCGACACCGTCGCCGGCAAGAAGATCGAAATCATCCTGAAGGACGATGCGGCGGTCCCCGACAATACCAAGCGCCTGGCGCAGGAACTCATCGTCAACGACAAGGTCAGTTTCATCGCCGGCTTCGGCGTGACGCCGGCAGCCCTGGCCGCCGCGCCGCTGGCGACGCAGGCCAAGGTTCCGGAAATCGTGATGGCGGCGGGCACCTCGATCATCACCGAACGCTCGCCCTACATCGTCCGCACCTCGTTCACGCTGGCGCAGTCGTCGACGATCATCGGCGACTGGGCCGCCAAGAACGGCATCAAGAAGGTGGCGACGCTCACTTCCGACTATGCGCCGGGCAATGACGCTCTCAACTTCTTCAAGCAGAACTTCACCGCCGGCGGCGGCGAGATCGTAGAAGAAGTGAAGGTGCCGCTGCAAAACCCTGATTTTGCACCATTTCTGCAACGCATGAAGGATTCCAAGCCCGACGCCGTGTTCGTGTTCGTGCCGGCCGGACAGGGCGGCAACTTCATGAAGCAGTATGCCGAGCGCGGCCTCGACAAGTCCGGTATTCGGGTGATCGGCCCCGGCGACGTGATGGACGACGATCTGCTCAACGGCATGGGCGACGCGGCGCTCGGCACCGTCACCGCGCATCTCTATTCGGCGGCGCATCCCTCGGCGGCCAACAAGGAATTCGTCGCCGCCTACAAGAAGGCCTTCAACCAGCGTCCGGGCTTCATGGCGGTCGGCGGCTATGACGGCATTCGCCTGATCTACGAGGCCTTGAAGAAGACCGGCGGCAAGACCGATGGCGACGCGCTGATCGAGGCGATGAAGGGCATGAAGTGGGAAAGCCCGCGCGGTCCCATCATGATCGATCCGGAAACCCGCGACATCGTGCAGAATATCTACATCCGCAAGGTGGAGAAGGTCGACGGCGAGCTCTACAACGTCGAATTCGCGACCTTCGAGGCGGTAAAGGATTCCGGCAAGACCAAAAAGTGA
- a CDS encoding uroporphyrinogen-III synthase gives MADRLNGYRILILETREEAQFSRLLTEQGADVLQCPMFTIRDAPDPAPVEAWIVRAIERPLDDLVLLTGEGLRRLMKVVRPIGVEEAFVASLGKARKLARGPKPGKALREIGLEPQMTTEKPTSEGVADMLSRLDLKGRRLGLQLYPDKDHSVLIGAIEAQGAVVDTVLPYAYDAQAADANIITAIDEMAEGRIDAIALTNLGQIRRLIEVARARGCEKRLRNGLEQTMIASVGPAVSDELKSHGLRTDIYPAEDAFFMRPLISAMATALGRNPPRAAAGN, from the coding sequence ATGGCTGACAGATTGAACGGTTACCGCATCCTGATCCTGGAAACCCGCGAGGAAGCGCAGTTTTCCCGCCTGCTCACCGAACAGGGCGCCGACGTGCTGCAATGTCCGATGTTCACCATTCGCGACGCGCCGGACCCGGCGCCGGTCGAAGCCTGGATCGTGCGGGCCATCGAAAGGCCGCTGGACGACCTGGTGCTGCTGACCGGCGAAGGCCTGCGCCGGCTGATGAAAGTGGTGCGGCCGATCGGCGTCGAAGAAGCCTTCGTCGCCTCGCTCGGCAAGGCGCGCAAACTCGCGCGCGGCCCCAAACCGGGCAAGGCGCTGCGCGAAATCGGCCTGGAACCGCAGATGACGACGGAAAAGCCGACCTCCGAGGGCGTCGCCGACATGCTGTCGCGACTCGATCTCAAAGGCCGACGCCTCGGCCTGCAGCTCTATCCCGACAAGGACCATAGCGTCCTGATCGGCGCGATCGAGGCGCAAGGCGCCGTGGTCGATACCGTGCTGCCCTATGCCTATGACGCGCAGGCCGCCGATGCCAACATCATCACGGCGATCGACGAGATGGCCGAAGGCCGCATCGACGCGATCGCACTGACCAATCTCGGCCAGATCCGCCGCCTGATCGAGGTGGCGCGCGCGCGAGGCTGCGAGAAGCGGCTGCGCAATGGACTCGAACAGACGATGATCGCGTCGGTCGGGCCGGCCGTATCCGATGAACTGAAGTCGCACGGCCTGCGCACGGACATCTATCCGGCTGAGGACGCTTTTTTCATGCGGCCGCTGATCTCGGCGATGGCGACGGCGCTTGGCAGAAATCCGCCCCGCGCGGCGGCGGGAAACTGA
- a CDS encoding cobalamin-independent methionine synthase II family protein: MQRTKAPFRADEVGSLLRPPRIKEARAKLEKGEGTPEDLRKAEDLEIEKVVHKQASIGLKLATDGEFRRSWWHFDFLAKLGGCELFHPETGIQFAGVETRHDAVRVIGKLDFPDAHPMLDHFRFLKKHADKAHVTAKMTIPSPAVLHFRGGRKAISKEVYPDLEEFYADLGKTYRKAVKAFYDAGCRYLQFDDTVWAYLCSQDELQKARARGDNPDGLQEIYARIINYALADRPADMVVTTHVCRGNFRSTWISSGGYEPVAETMLAGTNYDGYFLEYDSDRAGGFEPLRYLPKGNKVVVVGVITSKFGELEKKDDIKRRIEEAAQFVPLDQLAVSPQCGFASTEEGNILSEEEQWAKLSLAVEVAKEVWGK, from the coding sequence ATGCAGAGAACCAAAGCTCCGTTCCGCGCCGACGAGGTCGGCAGCCTGTTGCGCCCGCCGCGCATCAAGGAAGCGCGCGCGAAGCTGGAAAAGGGCGAGGGCACGCCGGAGGACCTGCGCAAGGCCGAAGACCTCGAAATCGAGAAGGTCGTGCACAAGCAGGCGTCCATTGGCCTGAAGCTGGCCACCGACGGCGAATTCCGCCGCTCCTGGTGGCACTTCGATTTTCTCGCCAAGCTCGGCGGCTGCGAGCTGTTCCACCCCGAGACGGGTATCCAGTTCGCGGGCGTTGAGACCCGCCATGATGCCGTCCGTGTCATCGGCAAGCTCGACTTTCCCGACGCCCATCCGATGCTGGACCATTTCCGCTTTCTCAAGAAGCATGCCGACAAGGCGCACGTCACCGCGAAGATGACGATCCCGTCGCCGGCCGTGCTGCACTTCCGTGGCGGCCGCAAGGCGATTTCGAAGGAGGTCTATCCGGATCTCGAGGAATTCTATGCTGACCTCGGCAAGACCTACCGCAAGGCGGTGAAGGCCTTTTACGACGCCGGCTGCCGCTATTTGCAATTCGACGATACCGTATGGGCCTATCTCTGCTCGCAGGATGAGTTGCAGAAAGCGCGCGCCCGCGGCGACAATCCAGACGGCCTGCAGGAAATCTACGCCCGGATCATTAACTACGCGCTGGCCGATCGTCCGGCCGACATGGTCGTCACCACGCACGTCTGCCGCGGCAATTTCCGTTCGACCTGGATCTCGTCCGGCGGCTACGAGCCGGTGGCCGAGACCATGCTGGCCGGCACCAATTACGACGGCTATTTCCTCGAATATGATTCCGACCGCGCCGGCGGTTTCGAGCCGCTGCGCTATCTGCCGAAGGGCAACAAGGTGGTCGTGGTCGGCGTCATCACCTCGAAATTCGGCGAGCTGGAGAAGAAGGACGACATCAAGCGCCGTATCGAAGAGGCCGCCCAGTTCGTTCCGCTCGACCAGCTCGCGGTGTCGCCGCAATGCGGCTTTGCCTCTACCGAGGAAGGCAACATCCTGTCCGAGGAAGAGCAGTGGGCCAAGCTGAGCCTTGCGGTCGAAGTCGCCAAAGAGGTGTGGGGGAAGTAG
- a CDS encoding ABC transporter ATP-binding protein → MTIALETRRLEKSFGGLRVTRDLSLQVMQGARHALIGPNGAGKTTVINLLTGVLNPNGGQILLEGNDITDLPVHARVLRGLSRTFQINQLYADLTPLETVGLAVSERLGRGGDWWRRMGTRPDVNEEIAETLARFHLLDVMNELTATLPYGKQRLLEIAVAIATKPRVLLLDEPAAGVPESERHDILAAVAALPRDVTVLLIEHDMDLVFSFADRISVLVNGAMLVEGPPEEVARDPQVKAVYLGEAADV, encoded by the coding sequence ATGACGATCGCGCTGGAAACCAGGAGACTGGAAAAATCCTTCGGCGGCCTGCGGGTCACCCGCGACCTGTCGCTGCAGGTGATGCAGGGCGCCCGCCACGCCTTGATCGGGCCGAACGGCGCCGGCAAGACCACCGTCATCAACCTCCTGACCGGCGTCCTCAACCCGAACGGCGGGCAGATCCTGCTCGAGGGCAACGACATCACCGACCTGCCGGTCCACGCAAGGGTGCTGCGCGGGCTGTCGCGCACCTTCCAGATCAACCAGCTGTATGCGGACCTGACCCCGCTCGAAACTGTGGGGCTCGCGGTCTCCGAACGGCTCGGCCGCGGCGGCGACTGGTGGCGGCGGATGGGCACGCGCCCAGACGTCAATGAAGAGATCGCGGAAACGCTGGCGCGCTTTCATTTGCTCGACGTCATGAACGAACTGACGGCGACGCTGCCTTACGGCAAGCAGCGCCTGCTCGAGATCGCGGTGGCAATCGCGACCAAGCCGCGCGTGCTGCTGCTGGACGAGCCCGCCGCCGGCGTGCCCGAGAGCGAACGTCACGATATTCTGGCCGCTGTCGCCGCGCTGCCGCGCGACGTCACGGTGCTGCTGATCGAACACGACATGGACCTGGTGTTTTCGTTCGCCGATCGCATTTCGGTGCTGGTCAACGGCGCCATGCTGGTGGAGGGGCCACCGGAGGAAGTCGCGCGTGATCCGCAAGTCAAGGCGGTCTATCTCGGCGAGGCGGCCGATGTCTGA
- a CDS encoding caspase family protein — MRRAILILAVLAAVLAPVPSLAQSRADLGPLCTTDTKPTDQQIDACDKIIASMEFTGGKLATFYFWRAVGWNKKGEYARAIADYDQAIKLGPPSAFSRQNRGISKLALGDLDGALADINEAIRIDPALPQPLTNRAVIWRAKGNLDRAIADATEAIRLANAQAPANIMTPPGSVLISAYTQRALAYEAKGDVERAKLDYAATLPGQASDAGSKANQATAKVRLSLLSEPLPPAPRTATTAAPLQAGKTAPASPAPAKPAGAASPSQPAPALEMRKSANTDKAETEKQALRRVALVIGNSAYARVRPLPNPTNDARAMAKSLREIGFVVTEGTDLDRAAMQTTIRNFLRDASQSKVAVVYYAGHGVQIDGRNYLVPVDIQLQSSGGLTDTMMDLDTIMAGLDDQVRTNILILDACRNNPMAPRVASTGPARDIEAGSSGLAPPTTLGNGATFGAGTLIAFATAPGQVALDGEGANSPFSAALTRHIGMPGLEVQQMLTRVRAEVVAATKGKQVPWSNSSLLGEVYLADQ, encoded by the coding sequence ATGCGCCGCGCAATCCTGATACTAGCCGTGCTGGCCGCCGTGCTTGCGCCGGTGCCGTCCCTCGCCCAATCGCGCGCAGACCTTGGGCCGCTCTGCACCACCGACACCAAGCCGACCGATCAGCAGATCGACGCCTGCGACAAGATCATCGCGTCAATGGAGTTCACCGGCGGGAAACTGGCGACGTTCTATTTCTGGCGCGCGGTCGGCTGGAACAAGAAGGGCGAATACGCCAGGGCGATCGCCGACTACGACCAGGCGATCAAGCTCGGGCCGCCATCGGCGTTTTCCCGGCAGAACCGCGGGATTTCGAAACTGGCACTCGGCGATCTCGACGGCGCGTTGGCCGACATCAACGAAGCGATCCGGATCGATCCGGCATTGCCGCAGCCGCTCACCAACCGCGCGGTGATCTGGCGCGCCAAGGGCAACCTCGATCGCGCCATCGCCGACGCGACCGAGGCGATCCGGCTCGCCAATGCCCAAGCGCCGGCCAACATCATGACGCCGCCGGGCAGCGTGCTGATCTCGGCATACACGCAACGCGCCCTCGCCTACGAGGCCAAGGGCGATGTCGAACGCGCCAAGCTGGACTACGCCGCCACGCTGCCGGGTCAGGCTTCCGATGCCGGCAGCAAGGCCAACCAGGCCACGGCGAAAGTTCGCCTGTCGCTGCTGTCGGAACCGCTGCCGCCCGCACCCCGCACGGCGACCACGGCGGCACCGCTACAAGCCGGCAAAACAGCTCCAGCCTCGCCGGCACCGGCCAAGCCGGCCGGCGCCGCGAGCCCGTCGCAGCCCGCCCCTGCGTTGGAAATGCGCAAAAGCGCCAACACAGATAAAGCCGAGACCGAGAAACAAGCCCTCAGGCGCGTCGCGCTGGTGATCGGCAACAGCGCCTATGCGCGGGTCAGGCCGCTGCCCAACCCGACCAACGATGCGCGCGCGATGGCCAAGAGCCTGCGCGAGATCGGCTTTGTCGTGACCGAAGGCACCGACCTCGACCGCGCGGCGATGCAGACGACGATCCGCAATTTCCTGCGCGACGCCTCACAGTCGAAGGTGGCGGTGGTGTATTATGCCGGTCACGGCGTGCAGATCGACGGCCGCAATTATCTGGTGCCGGTCGATATCCAGCTCCAGAGCAGCGGCGGCCTGACCGACACGATGATGGACCTCGACACGATCATGGCCGGCCTCGACGATCAGGTCCGCACCAACATCCTGATCCTCGACGCCTGCCGCAACAATCCGATGGCGCCGCGCGTCGCCTCTACAGGCCCTGCCCGCGACATCGAAGCCGGATCATCGGGGCTGGCCCCGCCCACGACGCTCGGCAACGGCGCGACATTCGGCGCGGGCACGCTGATCGCCTTCGCGACCGCGCCCGGACAGGTCGCGCTCGACGGCGAAGGCGCCAACAGCCCGTTCTCGGCGGCGCTGACCCGCCACATCGGCATGCCGGGATTGGAAGTGCAGCAGATGCTGACGCGGGTCCGCGCCGAAGTGGTCGCGGCGACCAAGGGCAAGCAGGTGCCGTGGTCGAACTCGTCGCTGCTCGGCGAGGTCTATCTGGCGGATCAGTGA
- a CDS encoding branched-chain amino acid ABC transporter permease, translating to MSVVSDVSSHAMARARWRPAEIAFWILAASCAFLFPSRYLIMTDIIRLALFTLSLDLILGYAGIVSLGHAAFFGVGAYSAGLLALHGIINEPVIALVVAGLIAMALGFLTSFLVIRGVDLTRLMVTLGIALLLEALGERFSNITGGTDGLQGIEMQPILGLFAFDMFGKTGFFYSLTVLFLLFLLARRIVNSPFGLSLRAIRNNPLRASAIGVPVNRRLVAIYTVAAFYAGIAGALFTQTTALASLDVFSFERSADLMLVLVIGGTGYLYGGLIGAVVFKMLQELFQTITPQYWLFWIGLVLVVMVLIGRERIHRWVLWGPNFVIQRVFGRKTVVAVPESDAP from the coding sequence ATGAGCGTGGTGTCCGACGTCTCGTCCCATGCCATGGCCCGCGCCCGCTGGCGGCCGGCCGAAATCGCGTTCTGGATTCTGGCGGCGTCCTGCGCGTTCCTGTTTCCGTCGCGCTATCTGATCATGACCGACATCATCCGGCTGGCGCTGTTCACGCTGTCGCTTGACCTGATCCTCGGTTACGCCGGCATCGTCTCGCTGGGGCACGCCGCCTTCTTCGGCGTCGGGGCGTATTCGGCGGGGCTGTTGGCCTTGCACGGCATCATCAACGAGCCTGTCATTGCGCTGGTCGTCGCCGGTCTGATCGCAATGGCGCTCGGTTTCCTCACCAGCTTCCTTGTCATCCGCGGCGTCGACCTGACCCGGCTGATGGTGACGCTCGGCATCGCGCTGCTGCTCGAAGCGCTGGGGGAACGCTTTTCCAACATCACCGGTGGCACCGACGGCCTGCAGGGCATCGAGATGCAACCGATCCTCGGCCTGTTCGCGTTCGACATGTTCGGCAAGACCGGCTTCTTCTATTCGCTGACCGTGCTGTTCCTGCTGTTTCTGCTGGCGCGGCGGATCGTCAATTCGCCGTTCGGCCTGTCGTTGCGCGCAATCAGGAACAATCCGCTTCGGGCGTCGGCGATCGGCGTGCCCGTCAACCGCCGCCTGGTTGCGATCTACACCGTGGCGGCGTTCTATGCCGGCATCGCAGGCGCCTTGTTCACCCAGACCACGGCGCTGGCTTCGCTCGATGTGTTCTCCTTCGAACGTTCGGCCGACCTGATGCTGGTGCTGGTCATCGGCGGCACCGGCTATCTCTATGGCGGGCTGATCGGCGCCGTCGTCTTCAAGATGCTGCAGGAACTGTTTCAGACCATCACGCCGCAATACTGGCTGTTCTGGATCGGGCTGGTGCTGGTCGTGATGGTGCTGATCGGTCGCGAGCGCATCCATCGCTGGGTGCTTTGGGGGCCGAACTTCGTCATTCAACGGGTATTCGGACGCAAGACCGTGGTGGCCGTTCCCGAAAGCGATGCGCCATGA
- a CDS encoding retroviral-like aspartic protease family protein, whose amino-acid sequence MFKRYCAAAVLLLATQAPAMAGYLDENPDEVFSAVYERLGALPVRAARDPNVWLRLEELKREPCDQKSIGDLALALDKAGYRREAASGLYKFVLNCGAPVTALHRSIDIYLRLTDYPKAVEVADEFIRRAPTNREAHYLRGLALESAGDHQRALVDFANAIELFGSDKKGISSRVFMHMASAYAALNRFCEAAAPINMWVAFDPATRDTSQTQKIIADYEAKGNCAPSKDFQKEVYPLRGQNVVTVKVEINGVRGLFVLDTGATYVAMKSNFADRAKISQAGAGEITMATANGLTKAKLAKADKVTLGKLAATNVPVAIQNTDARSYGTGVDGLLGMSFLSRFEVQMANGSIEVRTRRAKK is encoded by the coding sequence ATGTTCAAACGGTATTGCGCCGCTGCCGTGTTGCTGTTGGCAACGCAGGCCCCGGCAATGGCGGGTTATCTGGACGAAAATCCCGACGAGGTCTTTTCCGCGGTCTATGAACGACTTGGCGCGCTGCCGGTCAGGGCCGCGCGCGATCCCAACGTCTGGCTTCGTCTTGAGGAACTCAAGCGCGAACCGTGCGACCAGAAGAGCATCGGCGATCTCGCACTGGCGCTGGACAAGGCCGGTTACCGGCGAGAGGCCGCCAGCGGGCTCTACAAATTCGTTCTGAATTGCGGCGCGCCGGTTACGGCGCTGCACCGGTCGATCGACATTTATCTGCGGCTGACCGACTATCCGAAGGCGGTCGAGGTCGCCGACGAATTCATCCGGCGGGCGCCGACCAACCGCGAGGCGCACTATCTGCGCGGCCTGGCCCTCGAAAGCGCGGGAGACCATCAGCGGGCGCTGGTCGACTTCGCCAACGCGATCGAGCTGTTCGGTTCGGACAAGAAGGGTATTTCCAGCCGCGTCTTCATGCACATGGCATCCGCATACGCCGCGCTCAATCGGTTCTGCGAGGCGGCGGCCCCAATCAACATGTGGGTCGCATTCGATCCCGCCACCCGCGACACCAGCCAGACCCAGAAGATTATAGCCGACTATGAGGCAAAGGGTAATTGTGCCCCTTCGAAGGATTTCCAGAAGGAAGTCTATCCCTTGCGCGGGCAAAACGTCGTCACGGTAAAGGTCGAAATCAACGGTGTGCGCGGCCTGTTCGTTCTCGATACCGGGGCGACCTATGTCGCCATGAAATCGAATTTCGCCGATCGCGCGAAGATATCGCAGGCAGGCGCCGGCGAGATCACGATGGCGACCGCCAACGGATTGACCAAGGCAAAGCTCGCGAAAGCTGACAAGGTGACCCTCGGAAAACTCGCGGCGACCAATGTACCGGTTGCGATCCAGAACACGGATGCCAGGAGCTACGGCACCGGTGTCGATGGGCTGCTCGGGATGAGCTTTCTGTCCCGGTTCGAGGTCCAGATGGCGAACGGATCGATCGAGGTTCGCACCCGCCGGGCAAAGAAATAG
- the purU gene encoding formyltetrahydrofolate deformylase, with amino-acid sequence MPDHQFVLTLSCPDRPGIVSAVSTFLAHNGQNILDAQQFDDIETQKFFMRVVFTAADLAVELQALQTGFTAIADRFAMDWQMRDRAHRRRVMLLVSKSDHCLVDILYRWRTGELQMIPTAVVSNHPRESYGNLDFGEIPFHYMPVTKETKREQEQAVWKLVQDTGTELVVLARYMQILSDEMSARLSGRCINIHHSFLPGFKGARPYHQAHERGVKLIGATAHYVTRDLDEGPIIDQDVERISHRDTPEDLSRKGRDIERRVLARAMRHHLEDRVILNGRKTVVFMD; translated from the coding sequence ATGCCCGATCACCAGTTCGTCCTGACGCTGTCCTGCCCGGACCGCCCCGGCATCGTTTCCGCAGTGTCGACCTTTCTGGCCCATAACGGGCAGAACATCCTGGACGCCCAGCAGTTCGACGATATCGAAACCCAAAAATTCTTCATGCGGGTGGTGTTCACCGCCGCCGATCTCGCCGTGGAATTGCAGGCGCTCCAGACCGGGTTCACCGCGATCGCCGACCGCTTCGCCATGGACTGGCAGATGCGCGACCGCGCCCATCGCCGCCGGGTGATGCTGCTGGTGTCCAAGTCGGATCACTGCCTGGTCGATATCCTCTATCGCTGGCGCACCGGCGAACTTCAGATGATCCCGACCGCTGTTGTCTCCAACCATCCGCGCGAGAGCTACGGCAATCTCGATTTCGGCGAGATACCGTTTCATTACATGCCCGTGACAAAGGAGACCAAGCGCGAGCAGGAACAGGCGGTCTGGAAACTGGTTCAGGACACCGGGACCGAACTCGTCGTCCTGGCGCGCTACATGCAGATCCTGTCGGACGAGATGTCGGCAAGACTGTCAGGGCGCTGTATCAACATCCACCACTCGTTCCTGCCGGGCTTCAAGGGCGCGCGGCCCTACCACCAGGCCCATGAGCGCGGCGTCAAGCTGATCGGCGCCACCGCGCATTACGTCACGCGCGACCTCGACGAAGGCCCGATCATCGACCAGGACGTCGAGCGCATCAGCCACCGCGACACGCCGGAAGATCTCTCGCGCAAGGGCCGCGACATCGAGCGCCGCGTGCTGGCGCGCGCCATGCGCCATCACCTGGAGGATCGCGTGATCCTCAACGGGCGCAAGACCGTGGTCTTCATGGATTAG
- a CDS encoding branched-chain amino acid ABC transporter permease: MTTLFTILFDGIAYGMLLFVLACGLAVTLGLMNFVNLAHGAFAMTGGYICAVLVNNSGWPFFSALPLAFVSAALIGVALERTLYRHLYTRSHLDQVLFTIGLTFMSVAAVDYIMGSSRIFIKLPAALEGQFDFFGVGIGRYRLMIIVICGLLTVALQLILSKTRFGSRLRAAVDDPRVASGLGINVPQVFAFTFAFGCGLAGLGGALSAEILGLDPYFPLKFMIYFLIVVTVGGSSSITGPFLASLLLGIGDVAGKYYVPKMGPFVIYTIMIVILIWRPNGLFGRTAAR, encoded by the coding sequence ATGACCACGCTGTTCACCATCCTGTTCGACGGTATCGCCTACGGCATGCTGCTGTTTGTGCTCGCCTGCGGGCTGGCGGTGACGCTGGGGCTGATGAATTTCGTCAACCTCGCCCACGGCGCCTTCGCCATGACCGGCGGCTATATCTGCGCCGTGCTGGTGAACAATTCCGGCTGGCCGTTCTTTTCAGCGCTGCCGCTGGCCTTCGTCTCGGCAGCTTTGATCGGCGTGGCGCTGGAGCGGACGCTGTACCGCCATCTCTACACCCGCAGCCATCTCGACCAGGTGCTGTTCACGATCGGCCTGACTTTCATGTCGGTGGCGGCGGTGGACTACATCATGGGATCGTCGCGGATCTTCATCAAGCTGCCGGCGGCGCTCGAAGGGCAGTTCGATTTCTTCGGCGTCGGAATCGGCCGCTACCGGCTGATGATCATCGTGATCTGCGGCCTGCTCACGGTCGCACTGCAACTGATCCTGTCAAAAACCCGGTTCGGCAGCCGTTTGCGTGCCGCCGTCGATGATCCCCGCGTTGCCAGCGGGCTCGGCATCAACGTGCCGCAGGTTTTCGCGTTCACGTTTGCGTTCGGCTGCGGCCTTGCGGGGCTGGGCGGGGCGCTGAGCGCCGAGATTCTCGGGCTCGATCCGTATTTTCCGCTGAAATTCATGATCTACTTCTTGATCGTGGTCACCGTCGGCGGCTCCTCCAGCATCACCGGGCCGTTCCTCGCGTCGCTCCTGCTCGGCATCGGCGACGTCGCCGGCAAATATTACGTGCCGAAGATGGGGCCGTTCGTCATCTACACCATCATGATCGTGATCCTGATCTGGCGTCCGAACGGCCTGTTCGGCCGCACGGCTGCGCGGTGA